From Vagococcus jeotgali, one genomic window encodes:
- a CDS encoding type 1 glutamine amidotransferase: MEQYNITICHLYGNLLNTYGDNGNLLLIEYYAKQLGINVQTEIVSVFEPFASDKFDFVFFGGGQDYEQTICSKDIQHKKEDLITYINQDGPMLAICGGFQLLGEYYIGANGEKIEGIKALPHYTLSQDNNRFIGDTEIYNEEFDETYYGFENHNGMTFLGEGEKPLGIVVKGFGNNGKDKTEGVIFKNVIGSYFHGPLLAKNKQLALRIINIIMNKKYNKTFTMSDLKNV; the protein is encoded by the coding sequence ATGGAACAATATAATATCACTATCTGCCATCTGTATGGTAACTTGTTAAATACTTACGGAGACAATGGTAACCTATTACTAATCGAATATTATGCCAAACAATTAGGTATTAATGTTCAGACTGAAATTGTTAGTGTATTTGAGCCTTTTGCTTCTGATAAGTTTGACTTTGTTTTCTTTGGTGGTGGTCAAGACTATGAACAAACAATCTGTTCTAAAGATATTCAGCATAAAAAGGAAGACCTTATAACCTATATTAATCAAGACGGACCTATGTTAGCTATTTGTGGCGGTTTCCAGTTACTTGGTGAGTATTATATTGGTGCAAATGGTGAAAAAATTGAAGGTATCAAAGCATTACCTCATTACACTCTGAGTCAAGATAATAACCGTTTTATTGGGGATACTGAAATTTATAATGAAGAATTTGATGAAACATATTACGGGTTTGAAAATCACAATGGGATGACATTCCTTGGCGAAGGTGAAAAACCTTTAGGTATAGTAGTCAAAGGGTTTGGTAATAATGGTAAAGATAAGACAGAAGGTGTTATCTTTAAAAATGTCATCGGCTCATATTTCCATGGACCATTACTTGCCAAGAATAAACAACTAGCTCTGCGAATTATTAATATCATTATGAATAAAAAATACAATAAAACCTTCACTATGAGTGATTTAAAAAACGTGTAA
- a CDS encoding EbsA family protein, whose translation MDTHRIYEFRYQPELAETVIYWSLTFVLFFLSMIGLMEEQGFINMFSLTTFLLFLFFTILGTRRKIILTRDQIKVNAILKRNRYTINLSDIKNILVGKFGLTLITPNGKYSYLMLKKSKNKLKSCLELEHQFTGKINEEKKGVDN comes from the coding sequence ATGGATACACATAGAATTTATGAATTTAGATATCAACCAGAGCTAGCTGAGACAGTTATTTACTGGTCACTGACCTTTGTCTTATTCTTTCTTAGTATGATTGGGTTGATGGAAGAGCAAGGTTTTATCAATATGTTCAGCTTGACTACTTTCCTATTATTTCTATTCTTTACTATATTAGGAACACGCCGAAAAATAATTTTAACAAGAGATCAAATCAAAGTGAATGCTATTTTGAAACGAAATCGTTATACGATTAACTTAAGTGATATAAAAAACATCTTAGTCGGTAAATTTGGGTTAACGTTAATTACACCAAATGGAAAGTATTCATATTTGATGTTAAAAAAATCAAAAAATAAATTAAAAAGTTGTTTAGAATTAGAGCATCAATTCACAGGGAAAATAAACGAAGAAAAAAAAGGTGTTGATAATTAA
- a CDS encoding Fur family transcriptional regulator, producing the protein MAENQIVEDAIRKLKDANVRITPQRYAILEYLIESKNHPTADDIYQDLEATFPNMSVATVYNNLRLFTEIGFVVEMSYGDASSRFDFTTHKHYHAICDNCGDIVDIYYPGLDDVESATEKLTGFQIRNHRLEMYGICPTCLKKK; encoded by the coding sequence ATGGCCGAAAATCAGATAGTAGAAGATGCTATTAGAAAATTAAAAGATGCCAATGTTAGAATCACGCCACAACGTTACGCTATTTTAGAATACTTGATAGAAAGTAAAAATCATCCAACAGCAGATGATATTTATCAAGATTTGGAAGCGACATTTCCTAATATGAGTGTCGCAACAGTGTATAATAATTTGAGATTGTTCACAGAGATTGGATTTGTTGTTGAAATGTCTTACGGGGATGCTTCAAGTCGCTTTGATTTTACAACCCATAAACATTATCACGCCATATGTGATAATTGCGGGGACATTGTTGATATTTATTATCCTGGATTAGATGATGTAGAATCTGCAACAGAAAAATTAACTGGTTTTCAGATACGAAATCATCGCTTGGAAATGTATGGTATTTGTCCAACTTGTTTAAAAAAAAAATGA
- a CDS encoding TrkH family potassium uptake protein, with protein MNFDFSYQKFKRFSNRYINRHFSSVQIIFIYYVLMTIVAFFLLNLPFFHKQDVSYSTFDMIFMAISTISVTGLSTFNINEVFNERGIILLEVLFQVGSFGIMMISTFFFIISKRRISLKRRQLIMTDMNSPKLSGSIRLIKNTVFTLFIIQIIFGFVFSAHFYFSGRHLDLPSSLFHGFYQSISAVTNSGFDVTGESATPYRDDFFFLPLLMLLIMVGGIGFPVLMEIRERLSYRRKDHDLPFRFSLFSKLAISIYLFLFVGGAILIYLLERHHLFMDMSEPERWLNAMFYSTTTRNAGLQLDNLAFFQTPTLLLFSLLMFIGCSPSSVGGGVRTTTVAILGLYMLSFIKGQENITVFNRRIAQEDIKKAIVVFNLSLLMCFFSVLILTITEDHSMISLIVEVASAFGTTGLSLGITSSLSPIGKIVIAALMFIGRIGMLYTLMIFIPKEKHDRGYVYPTEKIIIG; from the coding sequence ATTAACTTTGATTTTTCCTACCAAAAATTCAAAAGATTTAGTAACAGATATATTAATAGGCATTTTTCCAGTGTTCAAATCATCTTTATTTATTATGTGTTAATGACTATTGTCGCTTTTTTCCTACTAAATTTGCCTTTTTTTCATAAACAAGATGTTTCCTATTCAACTTTTGATATGATCTTTATGGCAATCAGTACAATTAGTGTTACTGGTTTATCCACTTTTAATATTAATGAGGTTTTTAATGAACGAGGTATCATCTTACTAGAGGTTCTATTTCAAGTTGGAAGTTTTGGAATTATGATGATTTCAACTTTTTTCTTTATTATATCTAAACGACGTATTTCACTAAAAAGACGACAACTTATCATGACCGATATGAACTCTCCAAAACTAAGTGGTAGTATTCGACTAATAAAAAATACAGTTTTTACCTTATTTATTATTCAAATTATTTTCGGTTTTGTCTTTTCGGCCCATTTTTATTTTTCTGGAAGACATTTAGATCTACCTAGTTCTTTGTTTCATGGTTTTTACCAGTCTATCTCAGCTGTAACTAATTCAGGCTTTGATGTCACGGGTGAATCAGCAACACCATACCGCGATGATTTCTTCTTTTTACCTCTTCTAATGCTTTTAATTATGGTTGGTGGTATCGGATTTCCAGTTTTAATGGAAATTAGAGAACGTCTCTCTTATAGAAGAAAAGACCATGATTTACCCTTTAGATTTTCTTTATTTAGTAAGTTAGCCATTAGTATTTATTTATTTTTATTTGTAGGTGGCGCTATTTTAATTTACTTACTGGAAAGACATCATTTATTTATGGATATGAGTGAGCCTGAACGGTGGCTAAATGCTATGTTCTACTCAACAACTACTAGAAATGCTGGATTACAGTTAGACAATCTGGCTTTTTTCCAAACGCCTACGCTTTTGTTGTTTTCTTTGCTTATGTTTATTGGCTGTAGTCCAAGCTCAGTAGGTGGTGGTGTCAGGACAACAACTGTAGCTATTCTGGGTTTATATATGCTCTCGTTTATTAAGGGACAAGAAAACATTACAGTCTTTAACCGACGTATTGCCCAAGAAGATATAAAAAAAGCTATTGTCGTCTTTAATCTGTCACTACTAATGTGCTTCTTCTCAGTGTTAATTTTAACCATTACTGAAGATCATTCTATGATTTCACTCATCGTTGAAGTTGCATCAGCCTTTGGGACAACAGGCCTTTCTTTAGGTATTACTTCTAGCTTATCACCAATTGGAAAAATTGTGATTGCAGCTCTCATGTTTATTGGTCGTATTGGTATGCTTTATACCTTAATGATTTTCATTCCAAAAGAAAAACATGATAGAGGTTACGTTTATCCAACTGAAAAGATTATTATTGGATAA
- a CDS encoding Mur ligase family protein has protein sequence MGLRSGVATTAGKFSQWFLKTFTKGGSSLPGKIALKIDPNVLDSLAKDYEIVVVTGTNGKTLTTALTVNILKEEFDHVLTNTTGANMVQGIVSTFLQDKKKKNGKNVAVLEIDEASLSKVTTFLTPELFLFTNIFRDQMDRYGEIYTTYKLIVDGASKAPKATILMNGDLPIFNSVNTINKREYYGFDYEQGHNLTAHYNTDGVLCPHCHHILRYNMITYSNLGDYYCPNCEFKRPKLDVSLTNIKAMTNISSAFTIDQEDYKIEVGGMYNIYNALAATAVAKHYNISSDKIRRGLAYDEKVFGRQEVINIDGKKCTLVLVKNPVGLNQVIETMKLSTDPFSLVALLNANYADGIDVSWIWDSQLEELASLDIPTTISGGERHADMSLRLKVAGIKPETLSETTSLQHVIEEIKQVPTEHIYILATYTAVLGLRKELIQQGFIKEGM, from the coding sequence ATGGGTTTACGTAGTGGAGTTGCTACTACAGCGGGAAAATTTTCCCAATGGTTTTTAAAAACTTTTACAAAAGGTGGCAGTAGCTTACCTGGTAAGATTGCTTTAAAAATTGATCCTAATGTTTTAGATAGTTTAGCAAAAGATTATGAAATTGTTGTAGTGACAGGAACAAATGGGAAAACCTTAACTACAGCTTTAACAGTAAATATATTAAAAGAAGAATTTGACCATGTTTTAACTAATACTACTGGTGCTAATATGGTTCAAGGGATTGTCTCAACTTTCTTACAAGATAAAAAAAAGAAAAATGGGAAAAATGTGGCTGTTTTAGAGATAGATGAGGCAAGTTTAAGTAAAGTAACTACCTTTTTAACACCTGAACTATTTTTATTTACTAATATCTTCAGAGATCAAATGGATCGTTACGGAGAAATATATACGACTTATAAACTAATTGTTGATGGAGCTAGTAAGGCTCCTAAGGCAACTATTTTAATGAATGGAGATTTACCAATCTTTAATTCTGTTAATACAATTAATAAACGTGAATACTACGGCTTTGACTACGAACAAGGACACAACCTCACAGCACATTACAACACAGATGGCGTTCTATGTCCTCATTGCCATCATATTTTACGATACAATATGATTACTTACAGTAATTTAGGTGATTATTATTGTCCAAATTGTGAGTTTAAACGTCCTAAACTAGATGTGAGCTTAACTAATATTAAGGCAATGACCAATATCTCGTCTGCTTTTACAATTGATCAAGAAGATTATAAAATTGAAGTTGGCGGAATGTATAACATTTATAATGCCTTAGCTGCAACAGCTGTTGCCAAACATTACAATATTTCTTCAGATAAAATTAGACGTGGATTAGCGTATGATGAAAAAGTTTTCGGTAGGCAAGAAGTGATTAATATAGATGGTAAAAAATGTACTCTTGTATTAGTTAAAAATCCAGTTGGTTTAAACCAAGTGATTGAGACTATGAAATTATCCACTGACCCTTTTTCTCTAGTTGCTCTACTAAATGCAAACTATGCAGATGGCATTGATGTGAGTTGGATTTGGGATAGTCAATTGGAAGAATTAGCTTCTCTTGATATTCCAACAACAATTTCTGGTGGCGAAAGACATGCTGATATGTCTTTAAGATTAAAGGTAGCAGGTATTAAACCAGAAACTCTTTCTGAGACAACTTCACTACAACACGTCATTGAAGAGATTAAACAAGTTCCTACTGAACATATTTATATTTTGGCTACTTATACTGCTGTTTTGGGACTTAGAAAAGAATTAATTCAACAAGGATTTATTAAGGAGGGTATGTAG
- a CDS encoding cold shock domain-containing protein, which produces MKEGLVKWFDTKKGYGFIIYDGDEEIFVHFTAIIHDGFKTLFENQKVQFDIKESTRGLQASNVIVIEEKDVD; this is translated from the coding sequence ATGAAAGAAGGACTTGTTAAATGGTTTGATACCAAAAAAGGTTACGGCTTTATTATCTATGACGGTGATGAAGAGATTTTCGTTCATTTTACTGCAATTATACACGATGGTTTTAAAACCTTGTTTGAAAACCAAAAAGTTCAATTTGATATAAAAGAAAGCACCAGAGGTTTACAAGCCTCAAATGTTATCGTAATAGAAGAAAAAGATGTTGATTAA
- the lspA gene encoding signal peptidase II — protein sequence MLLYIAIILGCVVIDQLVKFIVVQQVGLHETVFANPVLSITHIHNEGGAWSIFEGEMWFFILISIIALVAFSYVLYKNRFKNKWLTVGLSLIIGGTIGNFIDRFIQGYVVDMFQTEFVNFPIFNMADIFLFSGVVCVFIYILFFDDTEKNDLV from the coding sequence ATGCTACTATACATAGCTATAATTTTAGGGTGTGTCGTTATTGATCAGTTAGTAAAGTTTATCGTAGTCCAGCAAGTGGGATTACATGAAACAGTGTTTGCTAATCCAGTTTTATCCATTACTCACATTCATAATGAGGGCGGAGCATGGAGTATATTTGAAGGGGAAATGTGGTTCTTTATTTTAATAAGCATCATAGCCTTGGTTGCTTTTTCATATGTCTTATATAAAAATCGATTTAAAAATAAATGGTTGACAGTTGGATTAAGTCTAATCATTGGAGGAACAATAGGTAATTTTATTGACAGGTTCATACAAGGCTATGTTGTTGATATGTTCCAAACTGAGTTTGTTAATTTTCCGATTTTTAATATGGCAGATATCTTTCTGTTTTCAGGTGTTGTTTGTGTCTTTATCTATATATTGTTTTTTGATGATACAGAGAAAAATGATTTAGTTTAA
- the cls gene encoding cardiolipin synthase, which translates to MFYLSVLIAVLYFINLLFALFLVFYKERDTGVTWAWLLVFIFIPFLGFLLCLFFGMGLSEKEKFSIEKQTITELSSLKDMYDPTHQLYANDPIDKKYDQIAHFMSNLNQAPLTHHNDVTIFTDGKAKFEALKKDIKNAKRNIHIEYYAFVTDDTGMELVDLLTEKANEGVEICLLYDELGSKGIKKEKLQALLNAGGKTQTFITSQKAILKFRANYHDHRKIVVIDGKIGYVGGFNIADQYVETTEKFGYWRDTHIRIVGPATSLLELRLLTDWNVSSPQSSKLAGNIDYFYRDAPNLEAKTDIQIIASGPHNEKQQIKLAFAKLITSAKKRIWIQTPYFIPDDTILDALKIAKKSGVEVKIMIPNKPDHPFIYRATEYFAQVVMKEDVDIYIYDAGFLHSKVLIMDDDISIVGSANQDIRSYKLNFEASAVLYSHEINKELTKAYENDLAVSKKMTHEMIKEMSIWVKFKQKTARLFSPIM; encoded by the coding sequence TTGTTTTATTTGAGTGTACTTATTGCAGTACTTTATTTTATCAACTTACTCTTCGCTTTATTTCTAGTTTTTTATAAAGAAAGAGATACTGGTGTTACTTGGGCCTGGTTACTGGTCTTTATTTTTATTCCATTTTTAGGATTTTTACTTTGCCTATTCTTTGGTATGGGGTTAAGCGAAAAAGAAAAATTCTCTATTGAAAAGCAAACAATCACTGAGTTAAGTTCTTTAAAAGATATGTATGACCCAACTCATCAACTTTATGCTAATGACCCAATTGATAAAAAATATGATCAAATAGCTCACTTTATGTCTAATTTAAACCAAGCACCACTAACTCATCACAATGATGTTACTATTTTTACTGATGGTAAAGCTAAATTTGAGGCTTTAAAAAAAGACATAAAAAATGCAAAACGTAATATTCATATTGAATATTACGCCTTTGTAACAGATGATACTGGGATGGAACTTGTTGATTTACTCACTGAAAAAGCTAATGAAGGTGTCGAGATTTGTTTACTATATGATGAATTAGGTTCTAAAGGAATTAAAAAAGAGAAATTACAAGCTCTACTTAATGCTGGTGGAAAAACACAAACGTTTATCACGTCACAAAAAGCTATCTTAAAATTTAGAGCAAACTATCATGACCATAGGAAAATCGTCGTTATTGATGGTAAAATTGGTTATGTTGGAGGTTTTAATATCGCTGATCAATATGTAGAGACAACTGAAAAATTTGGTTACTGGCGTGATACTCATATTCGCATAGTAGGACCGGCTACTTCTCTACTTGAATTACGTTTATTAACTGACTGGAATGTCTCCTCACCTCAATCTAGTAAGTTAGCTGGTAATATTGATTACTTTTACCGCGATGCTCCTAATTTAGAAGCTAAAACCGATATCCAAATTATTGCTAGTGGTCCTCATAATGAAAAACAACAAATAAAGCTTGCTTTTGCAAAACTAATTACAAGTGCTAAAAAACGTATTTGGATACAAACCCCTTACTTTATCCCAGATGACACCATCTTAGATGCTCTAAAGATTGCTAAAAAATCTGGTGTAGAAGTTAAAATTATGATTCCAAATAAACCAGATCATCCTTTCATTTACCGTGCTACTGAGTATTTTGCTCAAGTAGTTATGAAGGAAGATGTCGATATTTATATTTATGATGCTGGTTTCCTTCATTCTAAAGTCCTTATTATGGATGATGATATTAGTATTGTTGGTTCTGCTAATCAAGATATTAGAAGTTATAAACTAAACTTTGAAGCTAGTGCTGTTTTATATAGTCATGAGATTAATAAAGAGTTAACTAAAGCGTATGAAAATGATTTGGCTGTTTCTAAAAAAATGACTCATGAAATGATTAAAGAGATGTCTATATGGGTTAAATTTAAACAAAAAACAGCTCGTTTATTCTCACCTATTATGTAA
- a CDS encoding ribonuclease HI family protein, which produces MKKIYIDASTHPKKQISVGALILHSNGEKISKTYRLRGTNNHEAEFEMLIHALTLLRETNEENDTIFIYSDSRIVVDTFHKKYVKKNEFKPYLEKILSLSEDMPHLYLEWIPESENKMADHHAKQALHHYLKTMKI; this is translated from the coding sequence ATGAAAAAAATTTATATCGATGCTTCTACCCATCCTAAAAAACAAATTAGTGTAGGTGCTCTTATATTACACTCTAACGGTGAGAAGATATCTAAAACCTATAGACTCCGTGGCACAAATAATCATGAAGCCGAATTTGAAATGTTAATTCATGCCTTAACTTTGCTAAGAGAAACAAATGAGGAAAATGATACAATTTTTATCTACTCTGATAGTCGTATTGTGGTTGATACTTTTCATAAGAAATATGTTAAAAAAAATGAATTTAAACCTTACTTGGAAAAAATATTATCTCTTAGTGAAGATATGCCTCATCTTTATTTGGAATGGATTCCTGAATCAGAAAATAAAATGGCTGATCATCATGCAAAACAAGCACTACATCACTATTTAAAAACGATGAAAATCTAA